The genomic interval CTTAAGCTttctcctcttcatcttcctgtGGTCCTCAAAGATCTTTCAGTGGTGGTCTCTTAGCCCCTCTTGAAAATCCTCTTGGCGTCAACACCATCGTAGTTGTAGCTCtgaatgaaagaacaaaaatatcTCACTTAGAAAACCACTCCAAGGTTTTGCTAGTTTGGTGGTGGCCTAGCTTGCCTGAGGTGTAAAGTTCTGCTCAGCATTCATCACATATACAAAGACTCAAAAAGGTTCTGATGCTAATTTATAAACAGCAATGTTCTCTTAAGTGGAATTCTGCTTAAATAAATTTGTTCTGCTTGAGACAAATGTGATACATTCATCACAAGGTCAGTGTGCAGAGGTAGGACCTTGCACTTCGGTTTATTTGGTTTTAGGGATGGGATCTTGCAAGGATTACATTCAAGCAGACACTCTCCTGAGTCTACAGGGTGAGTCCTTTGTGTAGGCGAAGCTCATGACGATGATTGCTTGTCTGAACACGGAGACCAACCTGCACAAGCTCATCCCCAGAAATGATCCTGGTTGTGAGCAGTTCTTTTCCATTGTCTTTCCTGGTGAACTTCCCCTTGAGCATATCGCCTTCCAAGACCCAGGTGCCCTGTGGAAGGATAGCACTGTTAAACATGCCGGTGCACAGTTTTAGCCCAGTCCAGATCAGACAAAGTTCAATCTATTTCAGAAGGAATATGGCATGTGTAGCAGAGAGAATGTATGactaaaacatgttttcttgtttaGTTGCTTTACTTTCTGGGTTTGCAACACATAGGTTAACAGGTTTGCTTCCCTgttgtggcactgctgttgtgcccttagACAATGTATTTAACCCATAATGCCTGTGGAAACATCTAGCTGTGTAGATGCTTATCTTATAACCATTATAAGCCGCAAAGGTCattctggataacagcatctactAAGCAACTAAAGTAGTATAGTTTGACATGTTTAAGATGACAAATCAGTGAATATAGTTTGGTTTGCATTGTAAGACACTCAGATGTTGCTTTGACAAcgaaatgataaaaataattgaaGCTTGTTAGCAACTATACCCATCATAAAATAACTGTTCCTGAAGGGACAGATTGGTACATATTGatgcattcacatttttatgagTGCTCTTGCTACATATCCAATTttcactctggattagagcatctcCCAAAAGAATGAATGGAAAAGTGAACGAAACGCCACCGAGAGGGATTCTCATAAACCCAGAGACATCCCACACAATCACCAAAAACCCTTGGAAGGGTCATCTGTTTGGTGTGTACTAGATATGTCCAATCAGACTCTTTCCCTGGATTTAATATTGAAGTGCTTTTTGTGCTTTGtcagaaattaaaatttatctcaagttgcatttttttatatCTTCATTAAATGATTACAGCCAAAtccaaatataattttttttcccccagacagCTTAAAGGCGAACTGGAGCAGTGTTAAGAGAGCTGGCTCACACTCAATTCAGTTCCATCGGCCAGGCTGTACTCGAAGACCTCTCCCAGGGTGAAGTTGATTTCCAGCGTGCGGAAGGTGCTGGTCTCCTTCACGTGAAACTTGTCCCCAGTTTGCTCAATGGTGATTTTCAGGTTGTCGTGGGCTGCCAGCTTCCTCTTCACCATATTGATTCCTGTTGGGGCGGGAGTCAGCAAACAATGTAGCGTCAGTCTGGTTTAATTCAGCGGCTGACATGGAGAGCACCACGCCTTGGCTTGCAAGTTTGTGCACGTACATGCATTTCACACCAGCCGTTATTTCTTTTGCAATTAATCCTTTTTTTGCCATTGCTATTGCGCTAAatactttttccatctgtaggCATGCACATTTAAGGTATTATTCCTTTTACATTCAATAGTTATTAATAttaacctgaatggatacacttatgttcaactgtgctggaagttgctctggataagagtgcctgctaaaagcatgtaaagtaatgtaatattgccCTAAATAACTTCACTGCATCTTCTAGATGTTCTCACATGCATAAAACAACGCAAGTTTGGAATCAGAAAATCATATTTGCTTTTTGTGGAGGCGACTTGAAGGCAAAAATCAATGCTGCTTTTTCAAGCGCTCCAGTCCTATTCTCAGTGTTCCCTTACCCATCTGCTCCATGAACTTGTCATAGTTCTCGCTGTGGTCGACTTTCCAGGTGCCGTTGAACGTCATGATTGCCGGTCTGCGTGCGTCTGGCTGCTCTGCGGAGTGCCCCCCTCTGGACCCGAACGCGCCCTTTTAAACGGTGCCTGGTGGTAACGCGGCCTCTTATCTTGCTCAATCTTTTGTGCTGATGTGGCTGTTTAAAGCTCAGAGAGAATAAATTTGCTCTTCAAGGCTGGGGTGATATACGCCAAAATATGACTCAACTTCTCTCCGTAGTAGTGCGcgtgtgtggtttttttttttgtttttttttgttttgtcaataCTTGCGCCACACTGACTGGTTCTGCAGGACGGCTCATTGAGTCACTCTGCTGAGCTCCCGCTGTGGAACGCAACTCAGTTCTTTTTGCTCGCGGGGCATAGATTAGCACTGGAGTTATTTCATGTGCGGGTGACCCAGCTCTTATCTGTTTACACAAGGCACTTCTTTGCCACGTTTGGTCACAGTATAACAGGTTACCCTGCACTACAATAAAGCACACTCCAGGGTAAACAAAGGAAAGTACTAATGTCTGCCCTTGTGGAGTAACATGTTGGTGGGAAAAAACACTGTCATCtctgttttgaatgtgactCACACATTGCTGTCATACTCAGTGCATGCCACACTCAGTCTCTCTTTTATTATACCTGTGTTGCGCTTGGGAAATGGAAGGGGGCTCAGAATCAGGTCATAGTTTCCTAAGAATCCAGATTCCTTCCCTTGTATGTTCATTTTCTTGTGAACACGCTGGGAACTTGTGCAATTAGGGGAAGCATGTTACAGCCTGTGTTCTTTACACATACCGTACATTATGTTCAAATCAaccattcaaatgaattaaaaaaaaaaaacgccttcAGTCTCCAATAAAACCTTGTGGTAACAGTATTCTagatacatttattcatttggcagacgcttttatccaaagcgacttacatcggttacagttctttacaatgttatccatttatacagctggatatttgctgaggcaactgtgggttaaggggtacagcagcagtgtcctagcggggattgaaccggcaacctttcggttacaagtcctgctccttaaccactatgctacactactggAGGTATCATAAGACATTGAAACTGATGCTGGAATAGTGAAGAGCATCCAGAACGATGACAGTAGAGCAAAACTgcagggggggcagagggaatGGCAGTGAGGCATGGTAGATTAACAATGAGACGAGCAATTCAGAGATAGCAATAGTGAAATGACTGCATGATTGAATTAGAAATATCAGAGGTGTGAAAATTCCCTTCATTGtttattcataatattttttaattacagtgaaaaaatTGGAACACAACACAGGTGAagggatatgtgtgtgtgtgtgtgtgtgtgtgtgtgtgtgtgtgtgtgtgtgtgtgtgaattaatgGCCCATAGAATTCTGTGATGGATCCACCATTATCATATTGCAGCAGATCTCAGGCCATAAGATGAGGTCATATGTGATGATAGATTTGTGACCTTGGATGTATTACTGACCTTCTTGGTACAACACATGGTACAACTGAtacttcattttattatgaCCTGTCTGAACCTTTGACTCTTTCCACTCCACTACACCAATGAGGACCTTTGGAATTATCAGGCAATGTGGATAGGTAATTATGGGAGTCTGGTGCCAGTTCTCTGTCAATCAGAGGACGCTAACATGCTTCATGCCTCTGAACAT from Megalops cyprinoides isolate fMegCyp1 chromosome 22, fMegCyp1.pri, whole genome shotgun sequence carries:
- the LOC118769615 gene encoding fatty acid-binding protein, intestinal-like; this encodes MTFNGTWKVDHSENYDKFMEQMGINMVKRKLAAHDNLKITIEQTGDKFHVKETSTFRTLEINFTLGEVFEYSLADGTELSGTWVLEGDMLKGKFTRKDNGKELLTTRIISGDELVQSYNYDGVDAKRIFKRG